The proteins below come from a single Metarhizium brunneum chromosome 1, complete sequence genomic window:
- the xynD_1 gene encoding Xylanase/beta-glucanase, which yields MRRPAALLSTCLSVFTLIHAVEVVSDSSCDCFLTNGTQATYFTNHLFFDFRSLKDHASVPSVISDPEDTPNAPPTSDYFKSEAWTKTWALQTWANSKRNGNGFSGDATVLMVNSPNNVFIEPNKDASASSATYLTMRTARLSNFQTAAEFQTQNSDYHYLSLRMLARTVGPPGAVSAVFTYRDASKLADIQEADMEIVTRGPGNKVQYTNQPGYTDNGDGIKANATRNATLPRGLQWSDWAVYRLDWTPTRSVWYVDGEEVANIAYQVPRDPAAINLNAWGDGGSWSGNMSVGAESNLQLQWIEMVYNTTEDSQRSRRKRRGAAAQLLTRGGKATLCGAVCSIDEGSQAGAVAKLWGVKSSSARTAASSCSLLAVAWFCLALGVFA from the coding sequence ATGCGCCGCCCTGCAGCCCTGCTCAGCACATGCCTCTCTGTCTTCACCCTCATCCACGCCGTCGAAGTGGTCTCCGACTCCTCGTGCGACTGCTTCCTCACCAACGGCACTCAAGCAACCTACTTTACAAACCACCTCTTCTTCGACTTCCGCAGCCTCAAGGACCACGCATCCGTCCCAAGCGTCATCAGCGACCCCGAAGATACGCCCAACGCGCCACCCACAAGCGACTACTTCAAATCGGAAGCCTGGACAAAGACGTGGGCACTGCAAACATGGGCCAATTCCAAgcgcaacggcaacggcttcTCGGGCGACGCGACGGTCCTCATGGTCAACTCGCCCAATAACGTGTTCATTGAGCCAAATAAAGACGCGTCAGCTTCGTCGGCAACCTACCTAACCATGCGGACGGCGCGGCTGTCCAACTTCCAAACTGCAGCCGAGTTCCAGACCCAGAACTCCGACTACCACTACCTCTCGCTGCGTATGCTCGCCAGAACAGTCGGCCCGCCGGGGGCAGTGTCCGCCGTCTTCACATACCGCGATGCCAGTAAGCTCGCGGATATCCAGGAGGCCGACATGGAGATTGTAACGCGCGGGCCCGGGAACAAAGTGCAGTACACCAACCAGCCGGGGTACACAGacaacggcgacggcatcaaggccaacgCGACGAGGAATGCCACGCTGCCCCGTGGGTTGCAGTGGTCGGACTGGGCGGTATACCGACTGGACTggacgccgacgaggagcgTCTGGtacgtcgacggcgaggaggttGCCAACATCGCGTACCAGGTGCCCCGGGATCCGGCGGCCATCAACCTCAACGCGTGGGGGGACGGGGGCAGCTGGAGCGGGAATATGAGTGTTGGCGCGGAATCCAACCTGCAGCTTCAGTGGATTGAGATGGTGTACAACACGACCGAGGACAGTCAGCGTTCACGACGGAAGCGCCGCGGGGCTGCGGCGCAGCTGCTGACGAGAGGCGGCAAGGCCACGCTCTGCGGTGCGGTGTGTAGCATCGACGAGGGCTCCCAGGCCGGAGCCGTCGCCAAGCTCTGGGGCGTGAAGAGCTCATCTGCtaggacggcggcgtcgtcgtgcTCTCTCCTGGCAGTGGCTTGGTTTTGCCTGGCGTTGGGTGTTTTTGCATGA
- the rix1 gene encoding Pre-rRNA-processing protein rix1: MAPSPPADLQVLCRKLTSIPQAQLPHALPLLTRHIVRCKDTLAAPQEQKFKDDGSQSAQLVHKLRTSITTLLKGRDREARFAAIGLVKAIIDVGGWEMLRVSEPWVAGLLSIVQKGDSFPAKDLAVATLARIYILVQPYQTLVREIATRTIPTFITACLQLIKPRSTGQDPSAPLSVVETICDAFSTLIPIYATTFRPFSSQIRSAVRGYLAPTLSDDLLIPLSLQRAARKVVISLHCVAAKSGGSEEWAKIVDSLLRELHATADQVLRAVDESWEGTSGYNRKRVNPEGESSGGSNSGDQLPPWSGLSSGAERLVGIFAYLSDCLRYPTKAPVVIPVGALLDAISRVCLIARQSPKCQTWDQAVETNAAIGREEKAELWAAIPDIHMSALALISVMLQRFRQGMIPLIPEVLDHLVRVFKSGISNPAVRMTGYRLLNNVLPLAGPTMSRATVSVLEPLIAACCRDLQEDAGFLKAIPKAATASKNDSKKSGLANADLFLQPQASSVETSVHLDAAHKGAADDLLAAFLSSLPQHHLKPTLRGLLDKTAILTQNRDAMLSSVLNPYKDQRGRMYPSILPHLSQQYPQDQGVEILRSNLRTSSVPGSIDLVASVTEVEQEKQQDEEEEQMGGGDEPIDKEARATESLQDMVKPAVPKVDLPIQSNPFEVKATASNAFNVATVTRHDSVTKRKHEDADTAPSKRQEVNKSAPANLSEPVPAAEDDDDSDSDVSVHLNMELDDDEEEEDE; the protein is encoded by the exons ATGGCTCCGTCACCTCCCGCGGATCTCCAGGTGCTCTGCAGAAAACTTACATCCATACCACAAGCCCAACTCCCACATGCCCTCCCTCTGCTCACAAGACACATCGTTCGCTGCAAAGACACGCTGGCTGCTCCACAGGAGCAGAAATTTAAAGACGACGGCTCTCAAAGCGCGCAGCTTGTTCACAAGTTGAGAACCAGCATCACGACCCTGTTGAAAGGACGGGATCGCGAGGCTCGATttgctgccattggcctCGTCAAGGCCATTATTGATGTAGGAGGATGGGAAATGCTCCGAGTTTCTGAACCCTGGGTTGCCGGGTTGTTGTCTATTGTTCAG AAAGGTGACTCGTTCCCAGCAAAGGACTTGGCTGTTGCAACATTAGCACGCATCTATATACTAGTTCAGCCATATCAAACTCTAGTTCGGGAAATTGCAACCCGCACAATTCCGACCTTCATTACGGCATGTCTGCAACTCATCAAGCCCCGAAGTACGGGTCAAGACCCATCTGCTCCTCTCAGCGTTGTTGAGACAATTTGCGATGCTTTCTCAACCCTCATTCCTATATACGCTACCACTTTCCGGCCATTCAGCTCCCAAATACGCTCAGCCGTCAGAGGTTACTTGGCGCCAACGCTTTCGGATGACTTGCTTATCCCCCTGTCCTTGCAGCGAGCAGCCCGAAAAGTCGTCATCTCACTTCACTGTGTGGCAGCCAAATCAGGTGGGAGTGAAGAATGGGCTAAGATCGTTGATAGCCTGCTTCGAGAGTTACATGCTACCGCAGATCAAGTTCTCCGGGCTGTTGATGAATCCTGGGAGGGCACCTCAGGATACAACCGAAAACGTGTTAACCCCGAGGGCGAATCAAGCGGAGGCAGCAATTCAGGAGATCAATTGCCGCCTTGGTCTGGGTTGAGCTCAGGAGCGGAGCGTCTAGTAGGCATTTTTGCGTATCTCTCTGATTGTCTACGCTATCCTACCAAGGCCCCCGTTGTTATACCCGTCGGTGCTCTCCTAGATGCAATTTCAAGAGTCTGTCTTATCGCAAGACAGTCACCCAAATGTCAAACTTGGGACCAGGCCGTGGAGACAAATGCAGCCATCGGCCGAGAGGAGAAGGCAGAACTTTGGGCCGCCATTCCAGACATTCACATGTCGGCCCTAGCATTGATTTCCGTCATGTTGCAAAGGTTCCGTCAAGGGATGATTCCTCTTATTCCCGAAGTGCTGGACCATCTGGTCCGGGTCTTCAAGTCTGGAATATCCAACCCAGCAGTACGAATGACGGGCTACAGGCTCTTGAATAACGTCCTACCTCTTGCGGGACCGACAATGTCGAGAGCAACGGTGAGTGTTCTGGAGCCTCTTATCGCTGCTTGCTGTCGCGATTTGCAGGAAGATGCTGGATTCCTCAAAGCCATCCCCAAAGCAGCCACTGCTTCAAAAAACGACTCTAAAAAGAGCGGTCTTGCCAATGCAGATCTGTTTCTGCAGCCACAAGCCTCTTCCGTTGAGACGTCAGTACACCTGGACGCCGCCCACAAGGGTGCTGCTGATGACTTGCTCGCCGCTTTCTTGTCAAGCCTGCCCCAGCATCACTTGAAACCCACGCTCCGTGGTCTCCTCGACAAGACAGCAATCCTCACACAAAACCGCGATGCCATGCTATCGAGTGTTCTCAACCCGTACAAGGACCAGCGCGGCCGCATGTACCCCAGCATCTTGCCGCATTTATCACAACAGTACCCACAAGATCAAGGCGTCGAGATTCTGCGCAGCAACCTTCGCACATCAAGCGTTCCAGGAAGCATCGACCTTGTAGCATCAGTCACCGAGGTTGAGCAAGAGAAGCAGcaagacgaggaagaagaacaaatgggcggcggcgacgagccAATCGACAAAGAGGCGCGTGCGACCGAGTCTCTCCAGGACATGGTCAAGCCTGCGGTACCAAAGGTCGATCTTCCCATCCAGAGCAACCCATTTGAAGTCAAGGCCACAGCATCCAATGCATTCAATGTAGCCACAGTTACAAGACATGATTCAGTCACCAAGCGCAAACACGAAGATGCAGACACCGCACCGTCGAAACGGCAGGAAGTAAACAAGTCTGCTCCTGCAAATTTGTCAGAACCAGTTCCTGCtgctgaagacgacgacgatagTGACAGTGATGTAAGCGTCCACTTAAATATGGAActagatgacgatgaagaggaggaagatgaatAA
- the dapA_0 gene encoding Aspartyl aminopeptidase, which translates to MAPPKAALDFVDFVNDSPTPYHATQCAAERFEEAGFKLIRERDSWSTIVQPGGKYYLTRNGSSIVAFAVGRKWRPGNPVGIIGAHTDSCCLRLKPVSKKSNVGYLQIGVEAYGGGIWHSWFDRDLSIAGRVLVQEGDNFVQKLIKIDKPLLRIPTLAIHLDREPKFDPNKETELFPIAGLAEAELNKSSDDGAPAETDKDENFRPLKNMAERHHPAVLDVIASELNANVSDIIDFELVLYDTQKSCIGGLKDELIFSPRLDNLGMTYCSVMGLISSVSNDKSLDDDSTIRMTACFDHEEIGSQSAQGAHSNLLPAVIRRLSLLPSGRDSSSDGSYEAVHHEGEDTTAYEQALSRSFLVSADMAHAVHPNYAGKYESSHQPAMNKGTVIKINANQRYATNSPGIVLVQECARLAGVPLQLFVVRNDSPCGSTIGPGLAARMGMRTLDLGNPQLSMHSIRETGGAADVEFAVKLFEAFFKSYGRLEPRILVD; encoded by the exons ATGGCCCCGCCCAAGGCTGCGCTTGACTTTGTTGATTTTGTCAATGATTCTCCTACTC CCTACCATGCTACCCAGTGCGCCGCCGAACGATTCGAAGAAGCGGGCTTCAAACTGATCCGTGAGCGCGATTCATGGAGCACGATCGTCCAACCCGGTGGCAAGTACTACCTGACCCGCAATGGCTCGTCCATCgtggcctttgccgtcggTCGCAAGTGGCGCCCAGGAAACCCAGTAGGCATTATCGGTGCGCATACCGATTCTTGCTGCCTGCGCCTCAAGCCCGTCTCCAAGAAGAGCAACGTCGGTTATCTCCAGATCGGTGTCGAGGCATATGGTGGCGGCATCTGGCACTCGTGGTTCGACCGTGATTTGAGTATCGCTGGCCGAGTCCTGGTCCAGGAGGGAGACAATTTCGTACAGAAGCTCATCAAGATTGACAAGCCCTTGCTGCGCATTCCCACTCTGGCCATTCACCTCGATCGAGAACCCAAGTTTGACCCTAACAAGGAGACTGAGCTGTTCCCAATTGCCGGCCTGGCTGAGGCCGAGCTAAACAAGAGCTCCGATGACGGTGCACCCGCGGAAAccgacaaggacgagaaCTTCAGGCCCCTCAAGAACATGGCCGAGCGCCACCACCCCGCTGTCCTCGATGTTATTGCCAGCGAGCTCAACGCCAATGTCAGTGACATTATCGACTTTGAGTTGGTTCTCTATGATACCCAGAAATCTTGCATTGGAGGTCTGAAAGACGAGCTCATTTTCTCCCCCCGCCTGGACAACCTAGGCATGACTTACTGCTCTGTCATGGGTCTCATCTCCTCTGTTAGTAACGACAAATCTCTGGACGATGACTCGACTATCCGCATGACGGCCTGCTTCGATCACGAAGAAATCGGCTCCCAGTCCGCGCAGGGTGCCCATTCCAACTTGCTGCCGGCCGTCATCCGGCGTCTTTCCTTGCTACCCAGCGGCCGAGATAGCTCCAGCGACGGCAGCTACGAGGCTGTGCACCACGAGGGAGAGGATACCACCGCCTATGAGCAGGCTCTGTCCCGATCATTCCTCGTTTCTGCCGACATGGCCCACGCCGTTCACCCCAACTATGCTGGCAAGTACGAGTCCTCGCACCAGCCCGCCATGAACAAGGGCACTGTGATTAAAATCAACGCAAACCAACGGTATGCCACCAACTCGCCTGGCATCGTCCTGGTCCAGGAGTGTGCTCGGCTGGCCGGCGTGCCTCTCCAGCTTTTTGTTGTGCGAAACGACTCTCCATGCGGCAGCACTATTGGACCCGGCCTGGCGGCCAGGATGGGTATGCGGACCCTCGACCTGGGTAACCCGCAGCTGAGCATGCACAGTATCCGCGAGACGGGTGGTGCTGCCGATGTCGAGTTTGCTGTAAAGTTGTTTGAAGCCTTCTTCAAGAGCTACGGGCGTCTGGAGCCCAGGATTCTGGTGGACTAG
- the himE_0 gene encoding Efflux pump himE yields MSKLHPPGVKTVGPDTNCTLDNCPAEWSIYGFRPSLAANATFLGLFILVGLAHGYLGFRWRSWGFMGGMILGCLSEAIGYAGRIMLYNNPFSFVGFMVQIVCLTIAPVFYTASIYVTLSKTIMYFAPDLSRFNPQLFYWIFIPFDVICLILQAAGGAMSSNSNGDDRLGVNISMAGLALQVVVLTAFVVCFADYMVRYVRSGRTRSFGWRLNTFFLGLASSVLLILARCAYRVAELKDGYNGSLIREEIPFIILEGVVIVIAAVALCFGHPGLVFGRDEARKNSHDFEESGTSTPERK; encoded by the exons ATGTCGAAACTTCATCCTCCTGGCGTCAAGACCGTTGGTCCCGACACAAACTGTACGCTGGATAACTGTCCCGCCGAATGGAGCATCTACGGCTTCCGACCGTCGCTGGCTGCTAATGCCACCTTTCTCGGTCTGTTTATCCTGGTCGGCCTTGCCCATGGGTATCTCGGTTTcagatggagaagctggggCTTCATGGGCGGAATGATTCTCGGATGCCTGAGTGAAGCCATTGGCTACGCCGGCCGCATCATGCTCTACAACAACCCCTTCTCCTTCGTCGGCTTCATGGTTCAAATCG TCTGCCTCACCATCGCACCCGTCTTCTACACCGCCTCCATCTACGTCACCCTCTCCAAGACAATCATGTATTTCGCTCCGGACCTATCCCGCTTCAATCCGCAGCTGTTCTACTGGATCTTCATTCCCTTTGATGTCATCTGTCTTATTCTTCAGGCCGCTGGCGGCGCCATGTCGAGCAACTCTAACGGCGACGATCGGCTCGGCGTCAATATCTCCATGGCCGGTCTGGCTCTGCAGGTCGTTGTCCTGACCGCCTTTGTCGTCTGCTTTGCCGACTACATGGTTCGATATGTGCGGTCTGGCCGCACTAGAAGCTTTGGTTGGCGCCTCAACACCTTTTTCCTCGGCCTGGCCTCGTCTGTCCTTCTCATACTTGCCCGATGCGCATACCGTGTCGCCGAGTTGAAGGATGGGTACAATGGCAGCTTAATCCGCGAGGAAATTCCTTTCATCATCCTCGAGGGTGTGGTGATTGTGATTGCTGCCGTTGCGTTGTGCTTCGGTCACCCTGGTCTCGTTTTTGGTCGGGATGAAGCCAGGAAGAACTCGCATGACTTTGAGGAGAGCGGTACCAGCACTCCTGAGCGAAAGTAA